The Prosthecomicrobium sp. N25 nucleotide sequence AGACCGTGCCCGTGCCCCCGCTCCTCGCCCAGGTCTTCGGCGTCGCCAATGCGGACTGCGCCGGCCGCCAGCAGGCCGACGGCCGCCTCCGGGTCACCAACGGTGTCGGTCCATGGCCGGGCGATCCCGCCCGCTGGTCGCCCGACGCGGTGCAGCCGCCGGCCGCCGCGGTCGGCGACGTGATCGCGCGCGTCGCGCAGGTCCTGCCCGCCTTCGCGGACATCCCCGTCGCACGGGTCTGGGGCGGCCTCATCGACCTGACGCCCGACGCCCTGCCGGTCCTCGACGCCGCGACCGGCGTCGACGGCCTGGTGGTCGCCGCCGGCTTCTCCGGACACGGCTTCGGCATCGGCCCGATCACCGGCGAGATCGTCGCCGCCCTCGCGACCGGGGACGAGACACGATTCGATCTTGCGCCCTTCGCGCTTTCCCGGTTCGCTGGGACGACCGGGCATGCCGCGCTGACGCTCCACGGCTGAGGGGTCCGCCCCTCCGGTCCAACGACAACCCGACGCCCAGAGGCGCCCGAGAGGAGACAGGTCACGATGAGACGGACACTCGTATGGACGGCGATCGCCGGCGCGCTCGCCGCGACGCCCGCGGCGGCGCAGAAGACCACGCTCACCGTCGGCATGCAGAGCCAGGACGCCGGCGTCCTCGACCCGCACATCAATTCCGGGACGCCCGGCAAGGCCTTCCTGCAGTGGATGTTCAACGGCCTCGTCCGCATCAAGCCGGGCGAGCTGTCGCCCGACTTCATCGAGCCCGACCTCGCCGAGAGCTGGACCTCCTCGCCGGACGGCAAGGAATGGACCTTCAAGCTCCGCCAGGGCGTCCAGTGCCACCACGACTACGGCGAGTTCACCGCCGAGGACGCCGTCTATTCGCTGAAGCGCGCGTCCACCAAGGACAGCTCCGCCTTCTCGTCCGACTACGCGTCCGTCGACAAGATCGAGGCGGTCGACAAGTACACCCTGAAGATCACGCTCAAGGAGGCGATCCCGAGCCTCCTCGGCATCGTGATGAACTACCACGGCGGCAACATGGTCTGCAAAAAGGCCGCCGAGGAGCTGGGCAAGGACGGCTTCGCCAAGAAGCCGGTCGGCACCGGCCCCTTCATGTTCGCCGAGTACGTGCCCCAGCAATACGCCAAGGTGGTCGCCAACCCGAAATACTTCCGCGGCGCGCCGAAGCTGAAGGAGATCGTCTACCGCTTCATCCCGTCCGACAGCTCGCGCGACCTCGCCTTCCAGGCCGGCGAGATCGACATGATGCTCGGCCGCCAGGAGCAGGCCTGGGTCGACCGCATGACCGCGATCCCCGGCACCAAGGTGGTCGCCATGGCGCCGGCCGAGATGTCCGTGCTGCACCTCAACATGAGCCTGCCGCCCTTTAACGACATCCGCGTCCGCCAGGCCTTCGCGATGGCGATCGACCGCAACGCGATCTGGCAGTTCCGCGGCAAGGGCATCTCCCGGCCCGCCGTCTCGGTCGTGCCCTCGGGCTACTCCGGCACCAACGACCAGGCCCCGCTCTACCCCTATGACGTGGCCAAGGCCAAGGCGCTGCTGGCCGAGGCGGGCTACCCGAACGGCATCACCGTCAAGGCGATCCACACCACCCTGCCGGGCATGATGAGCTTCATGGAGGCCACCCAGGCCCTTCTCAAGAAGGCCGGGATCACCATGGAGATCATCCCGGTCGAGCATCCGACCTTCCACGCCCAGATCCGCCAGGACCTGTCGCAGGTGGTGCACTTCCAGGCCGCCCGCTTCCCCGTGGCGGACGTCTACCTGACCCAGTTCTTCCACTCCCGCTCGACCGTGAAGACCCCGACCGCGGTGACCAACTTCTCGCACTGCTCGGTCGCCGACGCGGAGATCGACGCGGCCCGGTCGGAGACCGACAAGGCCAAGCAGATCGC carries:
- a CDS encoding ABC transporter substrate-binding protein, translating into MRRTLVWTAIAGALAATPAAAQKTTLTVGMQSQDAGVLDPHINSGTPGKAFLQWMFNGLVRIKPGELSPDFIEPDLAESWTSSPDGKEWTFKLRQGVQCHHDYGEFTAEDAVYSLKRASTKDSSAFSSDYASVDKIEAVDKYTLKITLKEAIPSLLGIVMNYHGGNMVCKKAAEELGKDGFAKKPVGTGPFMFAEYVPQQYAKVVANPKYFRGAPKLKEIVYRFIPSDSSRDLAFQAGEIDMMLGRQEQAWVDRMTAIPGTKVVAMAPAEMSVLHLNMSLPPFNDIRVRQAFAMAIDRNAIWQFRGKGISRPAVSVVPSGYSGTNDQAPLYPYDVAKAKALLAEAGYPNGITVKAIHTTLPGMMSFMEATQALLKKAGITMEIIPVEHPTFHAQIRQDLSQVVHFQAARFPVADVYLTQFFHSRSTVKTPTAVTNFSHCSVADAEIDAARSETDKAKQIALWKTAQEKIVKEVCAVPVNEMLQLWAYKDSLDLGYELKASLNLGPPILETTRFVK